A single Methanolobus sp. ZRKC5 DNA region contains:
- a CDS encoding serpin family protein, producing MDKTKIILVTLLSLLALLCIGCIEDSTVNAKTTINAESVEDYDIAAANNAFAFDMYSMVKNNDENVFFSPYSIFTAMAICYDGAEGSTKEQMANVFYYPLSKPILEGSSKEMIDAINSDNAAYDLETANALWVLDEYPLNEQYAFNAKNYYDGMVTPLNFIGEPEKSADTINTWIAEKTNDKIKDLIPKNGIDSNTRLVITNTVYFNGKWVYEFEEPATRERSFTLSNGEEKLVDTMYNVQKFNYGDDQKAKILELPYKGNDLCMYIVLPKEKNIAAFEDEFSFKYYNKLKADMQTKHYVKTLIPKFKFNTGAELKPHLIEMGVVDAFNPSSANFTGIFDIKELPEGSLSISEVYHQAFIGVNEKGTEATAATAVVMEEEGAPDSPWEFEANHPFLFIIEDKRTGCILFMGKVEDPEYEEMS from the coding sequence ATGGATAAAACAAAAATTATTTTAGTTACATTGTTAAGTTTACTTGCACTACTGTGTATTGGATGTATTGAAGATTCGACTGTAAACGCAAAAACTACGATAAATGCAGAATCGGTTGAAGATTACGATATTGCAGCCGCAAATAATGCTTTTGCTTTTGATATGTATTCAATGGTAAAAAACAACGATGAAAATGTTTTCTTTTCACCCTACAGCATATTTACTGCAATGGCTATTTGTTATGACGGAGCTGAAGGTTCTACAAAAGAACAAATGGCAAACGTATTTTACTATCCTCTCAGCAAACCTATTCTTGAAGGGAGTTCAAAAGAGATGATAGATGCAATCAATTCTGACAACGCCGCATATGATTTGGAAACAGCAAATGCACTATGGGTTCTTGATGAATATCCTTTGAATGAACAATATGCATTCAATGCCAAAAACTACTACGATGGAATGGTAACACCACTTAATTTTATAGGTGAACCTGAGAAATCTGCAGATACCATTAACACTTGGATTGCGGAAAAAACCAATGACAAAATAAAAGATCTTATACCCAAAAATGGAATTGATTCCAATACAAGATTAGTGATTACAAATACAGTTTATTTCAATGGAAAATGGGTGTATGAATTTGAAGAGCCTGCTACACGGGAAAGATCATTCACTCTTTCAAATGGAGAGGAGAAACTTGTTGATACAATGTACAATGTGCAGAAGTTCAACTATGGAGATGATCAAAAAGCGAAGATATTAGAATTGCCATACAAAGGCAACGACCTATGTATGTACATAGTCCTCCCAAAAGAAAAAAATATTGCAGCATTTGAAGATGAATTTAGTTTTAAGTATTATAATAAATTGAAGGCTGATATGCAAACTAAACACTATGTCAAAACTTTGATACCAAAATTTAAGTTTAATACCGGGGCTGAATTAAAACCTCATTTAATAGAAATGGGGGTTGTCGATGCTTTCAATCCAAGTTCTGCCAACTTTACGGGTATTTTCGATATTAAAGAGCTGCCAGAAGGAAGCTTATCTATATCAGAGGTTTATCATCAGGCGTTTATAGGTGTAAATGAAAAAGGTACTGAAGCCACTGCTGCAACAGCCGTAGTTATGGAAGAGGAAGGTGCACCTGATTCTCCATGGGAGTTCGAAGCAAATCATCCGTTTTTGTTCATCATTGAAGATAAGAGAACAGGCTGTATACTCTTTATGGGTAAAGTTGAAGATCCTGAATATGAGGAAATGTCATAA
- a CDS encoding GIY-YIG nuclease family protein, translating into MDKESVLHEIFNSDHMGLLDVKPKKSSALGSDDRLLASFQEINHFIEKHKREPQPNAGNISEHMLYCRLKTFREDEDKNLACKLFDKYSLLKNEKKEINSIDDIFGDDSLDILGGDSKGLFDFKHIPKETTMPDYVASRKPCQNFEEFESLFIQCQSDLANEKRRLYPFKNEQDIVEGHFFVLKGLLLYVAQVGKKSSEKGKINARLRCIFENGTESDMLLRSLSAELYKNGRRVSENEDGLLGDLKGITEEDKETGFIYILKSLSSDPKIRTISNLYKIGYSNVPVEERIKNAEQEPTYLMAPVKLVSIFECYNLNPQKLEQLTHNFFGKTCLNLDIFDKNGIRHTPREWFIVPLDAIEEAIEFIISGDILDFRYDIEKEQIVAK; encoded by the coding sequence ATGGATAAGGAGAGCGTTTTACATGAAATATTCAACTCCGATCATATGGGTTTGCTTGATGTAAAGCCCAAAAAATCTTCTGCTCTAGGCAGTGATGACCGTTTGCTTGCATCTTTTCAAGAGATTAATCACTTCATTGAAAAACACAAAAGAGAGCCTCAACCAAATGCTGGAAATATTTCTGAACATATGCTTTACTGCCGCTTGAAAACCTTCAGAGAAGATGAAGACAAGAATCTGGCTTGTAAATTATTTGATAAGTACAGCTTACTCAAAAATGAAAAGAAGGAAATAAACTCAATTGATGATATTTTTGGTGACGATTCTCTTGATATTCTGGGTGGTGATTCAAAAGGATTGTTTGATTTCAAACATATCCCAAAAGAAACGACCATGCCGGATTATGTTGCAAGTAGAAAACCATGCCAAAATTTTGAAGAATTTGAATCCCTGTTTATACAATGCCAATCCGATCTGGCAAATGAAAAGCGTAGATTATATCCATTCAAAAATGAACAGGATATTGTCGAAGGCCATTTCTTTGTATTGAAAGGATTATTGCTTTATGTCGCTCAAGTTGGAAAAAAATCCAGTGAAAAAGGCAAAATAAATGCTCGTCTAAGATGCATATTTGAAAATGGGACTGAATCAGACATGCTTTTAAGATCATTATCTGCAGAACTTTATAAGAATGGTCGTCGAGTATCGGAAAATGAAGATGGACTACTCGGTGACCTAAAAGGTATTACTGAAGAGGATAAAGAAACCGGGTTCATTTATATTCTAAAGTCATTGAGCAGCGACCCTAAAATAAGAACTATTTCAAATCTTTACAAGATTGGATATTCAAATGTACCAGTTGAGGAAAGAATAAAAAATGCTGAACAGGAACCGACATATTTAATGGCACCTGTCAAACTGGTTTCAATATTCGAATGTTATAATCTAAATCCACAAAAACTGGAACAATTAACCCATAACTTTTTTGGAAAAACTTGCTTGAATTTAGATATATTTGATAAGAATGGGATACGGCATACTCCACGAGAATGGTTTATAGTACCATTAGACGCAATCGAAGAGGCTATTGAATTCATAATTTCTGGTGATATTCTCGATTTTCGTTATGATATAGAAAAGGAACAGATTGTGGCAAAGTAA
- a CDS encoding zonular occludens toxin domain-containing protein translates to MSSSIDAVAGMIRHRINEQDKNFMCVMVGETGSGKSADAVELARRIDPSFEDNPRIVFTPKDFLEYIPKMKKGQAIIFDEAGVGIPAREWQRIQNKLIGYVTQLFRHLNLCVIFTVPSMSFIDKQVKTLLHAVIETKTIDFKNKLGVAKYWRINHNPVFDFTKLEPLILFSGGNHTTIDPLYIPHPPHEVWNKYVAMKEAYANKFYQNAFKEVSGEKDLVDGNRIRLLTNKSNAFDKALPILKEDRTWKEVAELLGYSERTLQNWTKTNTATAAIV, encoded by the coding sequence ATGAGCTCCAGTATTGACGCTGTTGCCGGAATGATTCGGCATAGAATTAATGAACAGGACAAGAACTTCATGTGTGTCATGGTAGGTGAAACCGGATCCGGAAAAAGTGCGGATGCTGTTGAGCTGGCCAGGAGAATAGATCCATCATTTGAAGATAATCCCCGTATCGTTTTCACACCAAAGGATTTCCTGGAATATATCCCTAAGATGAAAAAAGGCCAGGCTATTATTTTTGACGAGGCAGGCGTAGGAATCCCAGCCAGAGAATGGCAGAGGATACAGAACAAGCTGATAGGCTATGTGACACAGCTTTTCAGGCATCTGAACCTGTGTGTAATATTCACAGTACCTTCAATGTCGTTCATTGACAAGCAGGTCAAAACATTACTGCACGCTGTTATTGAAACAAAGACCATTGATTTCAAGAACAAACTTGGTGTAGCTAAATACTGGAGAATTAATCACAACCCGGTATTTGATTTTACAAAGCTTGAGCCACTTATCCTGTTCAGTGGTGGCAACCATACTACCATAGATCCTCTCTATATCCCACATCCACCCCATGAAGTATGGAATAAATATGTAGCAATGAAGGAGGCATATGCAAATAAATTCTATCAGAATGCTTTCAAAGAGGTCAGCGGAGAGAAGGACCTTGTTGATGGTAACAGGATAAGACTGCTGACAAACAAAAGCAATGCATTCGATAAAGCTTTGCCAATCCTCAAGGAAGATAGAACATGGAAAGAAGTCGCTGAATTGCTTGGATATTCTGAGCGGACCTTACAGAACTGGACGAAGACAAACACCGCAACAGCAGCAATTGTTTAA
- a CDS encoding site-specific integrase — protein MIKTEPILVNGVRVLGPYEVDLLRDSIPQMYLKTIFDVCFWSGMRYVEVQRLHDHPQWWWKIRKTIHLPEEAQKKAKRKQLERYVHPIPGQLENVLDYFFKNKRPPSRSAWNENLLRWSEKSGLNSLGLSSKTTRKSIESWMITAEIPINVICLRQGHDSLTSMLHYQGLPFTDGEKVEIRRRLVGWK, from the coding sequence ATGATAAAAACGGAGCCTATCCTGGTTAATGGTGTTAGGGTCCTAGGACCTTATGAGGTTGATCTACTAAGAGATAGTATCCCTCAGATGTATCTTAAAACTATCTTTGATGTCTGCTTTTGGTCAGGGATGAGATATGTTGAGGTCCAGAGGTTGCATGATCATCCGCAATGGTGGTGGAAGATCCGCAAGACAATACATCTTCCGGAGGAAGCCCAGAAGAAGGCAAAACGAAAGCAGCTTGAAAGGTATGTGCATCCCATCCCTGGCCAGCTGGAGAATGTCCTGGACTATTTCTTCAAGAATAAAAGGCCACCTTCGAGATCTGCCTGGAATGAGAACCTTTTGAGATGGAGTGAAAAATCCGGCCTTAACTCATTAGGGTTGAGTAGCAAAACCACCAGAAAAAGTATAGAGTCCTGGATGATCACTGCAGAGATTCCAATTAACGTGATCTGTTTGCGCCAGGGACATGATAGTTTGACATCTATGCTGCATTATCAGGGCTTGCCTTTCACGGACGGCGAGAAGGTGGAGATCCGGAGAAGGCTGGTAGGATGGAAATAG
- a CDS encoding DEAD/DEAH box helicase family protein, which translates to MTDIVHVTYNQTGESTKNDSLGMRDMQARAYESRDAQYLLLKAPPASGKSRALMFLALDKLKNQGIQKVIVAVPERSIGSSFAKTDLRSHGFFADWEPNDRYNLCTPGSDGSKGKVEAFHNFMDNDEEILICTHATLRFAFQELDEAKFNNVLLAIDEFHHVSADVNSRLGESLRDIMMKSSAHIIAMTGSYFRGDSVPILEPEDEAKFTKVSYNYYEQLNGYTYLKSLGIGYHFYQGKYTSAILEVLDTDKKTILHIPNVNSGESTKDKHNEVDFILDEIGTVLRQDADTGVIHVKREADGKILKVADLVEDSPKERDKIVNYLRNIESIDDMDLIIALGMAKEGFDWPYCEHALTVGYRGSLTEIIQIIGRATRDSSNKTHAQFTNLIAQPDAADDLVKLSVNNMLKAITASLLMEQVLAPNWKFKTKLSDDDEAKPGEIKIRGLKEPSSKRVKDILESDINDLKATILQDDTMLKAMPGNVDPEVINKVLIPKIIRIKYPELSDDEVEEVRQHVVVDSVIKNGEIKESGDKRFIRMADTFVNIDDIHIDLIDQVNPFQKAFEVLSKSVTTQILKIIQETIEATRIRMDFEEAKILWPKIQEFVKTYNKQPSLSSNDPLERRMAECIIYLKEEKRKQGA; encoded by the coding sequence ATGACGGACATAGTACATGTAACATACAATCAAACAGGTGAAAGCACTAAAAACGATTCCTTAGGCATGCGTGATATGCAAGCCAGGGCATATGAATCAAGGGATGCACAATATCTATTGCTTAAGGCACCGCCTGCATCTGGTAAATCTCGTGCTTTGATGTTTTTGGCTTTGGATAAATTGAAAAACCAAGGCATTCAAAAAGTCATTGTAGCTGTTCCTGAGCGTTCTATTGGAAGTTCATTTGCTAAAACTGATTTAAGATCACATGGCTTTTTTGCTGATTGGGAACCCAATGATCGATACAATCTTTGTACACCTGGAAGTGACGGAAGCAAAGGCAAAGTAGAAGCCTTTCACAATTTCATGGACAATGACGAAGAGATCCTTATTTGCACGCATGCTACCCTTCGTTTTGCATTTCAGGAATTGGACGAAGCTAAATTCAATAACGTCTTGCTTGCTATTGATGAATTTCACCATGTTTCAGCCGATGTGAACAGTCGTTTAGGAGAATCACTGCGCGATATTATGATGAAATCTTCAGCCCATATTATTGCTATGACAGGCTCGTATTTCAGGGGTGATAGTGTCCCTATTCTGGAACCAGAAGACGAAGCTAAATTCACCAAAGTAAGTTACAATTATTACGAACAGTTAAACGGCTACACATATTTGAAATCGCTTGGAATTGGCTATCATTTCTATCAAGGTAAATACACCTCTGCCATTTTAGAAGTTCTGGACACGGATAAAAAGACAATTCTGCATATTCCAAATGTCAATTCTGGAGAGTCCACTAAAGACAAACACAACGAGGTCGATTTTATTTTGGATGAAATTGGTACAGTACTCAGACAGGATGCTGATACAGGGGTTATCCATGTTAAAAGGGAAGCAGATGGTAAGATCTTGAAAGTAGCTGATTTAGTCGAAGACAGTCCAAAAGAAAGAGATAAGATCGTTAACTACCTGAGAAATATTGAATCAATTGATGATATGGACTTGATAATTGCTCTTGGTATGGCAAAAGAAGGGTTTGACTGGCCTTATTGTGAGCATGCTTTGACCGTTGGTTACAGGGGTTCATTGACAGAGATCATTCAAATAATAGGGCGTGCTACCAGAGACAGCAGTAATAAAACACATGCCCAGTTCACAAATCTAATTGCTCAACCTGATGCTGCTGACGACCTGGTGAAGCTATCGGTTAATAATATGCTCAAAGCCATTACAGCTTCTTTGCTGATGGAACAGGTCCTAGCTCCTAATTGGAAATTTAAGACCAAACTTTCAGACGATGATGAAGCAAAACCTGGTGAGATCAAAATAAGAGGCCTTAAAGAACCAAGTTCCAAGCGGGTAAAAGACATTTTGGAATCAGACATTAATGATTTGAAAGCAACTATACTTCAAGATGACACCATGCTTAAAGCCATGCCAGGTAATGTGGACCCTGAAGTCATTAACAAAGTTCTCATACCAAAGATTATCAGGATAAAGTATCCTGAATTGTCAGATGATGAAGTTGAAGAAGTTCGTCAGCATGTAGTAGTTGATTCGGTTATTAAAAATGGAGAAATAAAAGAGTCTGGAGATAAGCGTTTTATCAGAATGGCAGACACTTTTGTGAACATTGATGACATACACATTGATCTCATAGATCAGGTGAATCCTTTCCAGAAAGCCTTTGAGGTTCTTTCCAAGTCAGTTACCACACAAATTCTAAAAATCATTCAGGAAACCATTGAAGCAACTAGGATCCGAATGGATTTTGAGGAAGCCAAGATTCTATGGCCTAAAATTCAGGAGTTTGTTAAAACCTATAACAAACAACCAAGTCTGAGTTCAAATGATCCACTAGAAAGAAGAATGGCTGAATGCATTATCTATTTGAAAGAAGAAAAGCGAAAGCAAGGTGCTTAA